CCTTGAGTTCGAGCATCCGGGCGTCGTCGAGGGCGGCCGCGATCAGCAGGATGCAGTCGGCGCCGCCGGCCCGGGATTCGTATAACTGGTAAGGGTCCACGATAAAGTCTTTGCGCAGCACCGGCAGCCGGGCGGCGGCGCGCGCTTCCTCCAGGTGCGCCATTTCGCCCCGGAAAAATTCCCGGTCGGTGAGTACGGACAGGCAACTGGCGCCGCCCTGCCGATAGGCCGCCGCCAGTTCGCGGGGGCGGTAGTCGCGGCGCAGGACGCCCTTGCTGGGAGACGCGCGCTTCAGTTCGGCAATCACCGCCGGTTTGCCGGCGGCGGCGGCGGCCCGCAGGGCGGCGGCGAACGGCCGCGGCGGCGGGGCGTCGTCCAGCCGCGCCTTGAGTTCGGCCTCGGGGAGGGCGGATTTCTGCCGCCGCAGTTGTTGCCGCTTGCTCTCGACGATGCGGGCCAGCATGTCAGGGCGTTGCCCGGGGAGGTCTCTGCCGGCCGGCGGCGTCCGGCGCCGCCGCTGGCCGCTGGGTTTGCCGTCGGCAGCCTGTCCGCGCCCGCGGTTCATGCGTTGCTGGCGCGCGCCAGCCGCTCCAGCGTGGCCTGGGCGCGCCCGTCGTCTATGGCTTGGGCGGCGGCCTGGACCCCAGCCCCCAGGTCGGCGGCCAGCCCGGCCGTGTAGAGTGCGGCGGCGGCGTTCAAGACAGCGATATCCCGCGCCGGCCCGCTTGCCCCGGCCAGCACGGCGCGCATGAGTTCGTGGCTGCGTTCGGCGTCCGGCGCCGCGAGCGCTTGCAGCGAGTTCGCCGCCAGCCCCCATTCCCGCGGCAGGATACGGTAGTTCTCGATGCG
This portion of the Gammaproteobacteria bacterium genome encodes:
- the trpC gene encoding indole-3-glycerol phosphate synthase TrpC — its product is MLARIVESKRQQLRRQKSALPEAELKARLDDAPPPRPFAAALRAAAAAGKPAVIAELKRASPSKGVLRRDYRPRELAAAYRQGGASCLSVLTDREFFRGEMAHLEEARAAARLPVLRKDFIVDPYQLYESRAGGADCILLIAAALDDARMLELKDLALELRMDVLIEIHDRRELTRALLLQTEMLGINNRDLRSFATDIRTTLELLVDVPPDRLVVTESGIRDHEQISRLRAAGVSAFLVGETLVKDADPGARLRSLFFADADGARARPEARR